One stretch of Mangifera indica cultivar Alphonso chromosome 9, CATAS_Mindica_2.1, whole genome shotgun sequence DNA includes these proteins:
- the LOC123225737 gene encoding ubiquitin-conjugating enzyme E2 7-like isoform X1, producing MECYNYWTTRYSLVCAFSSLICFMILFQEFILFYFICGFCFNSDVVFDEMGSTAKISEGGFFNAIMSFPSNYPNSPPTVKFTTEIWHPNVYPDGRVCISILHPPGDDPNGYELASERWMPVHTVESIVLSIISMLSSPNDESPANVEAACFRWYLVLSSAKADDAVRGVFFMELQKKLAILKTFDEAILSSLFSDP from the exons ATGGAGTGTTACAATTATTGGACCACCAGATACTCTTTAGTATGTGCCTTTAGCTCTTTAATTTGCTTCATGATTTTGTTTCaagagtttattttattttattttatatgtggGTTTTGTTTCAATTCGGATGTTGTGTTTGATGAGATGGGATCAACTGCTAAGATTAG TGAGGGGGGATTTTTCAATGCCATTATGAGCTTTCCATCAAATTATCCTAATAGCCCTCCTACAGTGAAGTTTACCACAGAGATTTGGCATCCTAATG TATATCCTGATGGGCGTGTTTGCATATCAATTCTTCATCCTCCGGGCGATGACCCTAACGGCTATGAGCTTGCTAGTGAGCGCTGGATGCCTGTCCATACT GTTGAAAGTATTGTTTTGAGTATCATATCAATGCTTTCCAGTCCTAATGACGAATCTCCTGCAAATGTTGAAGCCGCT TGTTTCAGATGGTATTTAGTTCTTTCTTCAGCAAAAGCAGATGATGCTGTTAGGGGAGTGTTTTTCATGGAACTTCAGAAGAAACTTGCCATTTTAAAAACGTTTGATGAAGCCATTTTGAGCAGTTTATTCTCTGATCCATAA
- the LOC123225737 gene encoding ubiquitin-conjugating enzyme E2 7-like isoform X2, whose amino-acid sequence MAASSQASLLLQKQLKDLCKNPVAGFSAGLVDETNIYEWSVTIIGPPDTLYEGGFFNAIMSFPSNYPNSPPTVKFTTEIWHPNVYPDGRVCISILHPPGDDPNGYELASERWMPVHTVESIVLSIISMLSSPNDESPANVEAACFRWYLVLSSAKADDAVRGVFFMELQKKLAILKTFDEAILSSLFSDP is encoded by the exons ATGGCGGCATCATCTCAAGCAAGCCTCCTCCTTCAAAAACAACTTAAAG ATCTTTGTAAGAACCCCGTTGCTGGGTTCTCGGCTGGCTTGGTGGATGAGACTAATATATATGAATGGAGTGTTACAATTATTGGACCACCAGATACTCTTTA TGAGGGGGGATTTTTCAATGCCATTATGAGCTTTCCATCAAATTATCCTAATAGCCCTCCTACAGTGAAGTTTACCACAGAGATTTGGCATCCTAATG TATATCCTGATGGGCGTGTTTGCATATCAATTCTTCATCCTCCGGGCGATGACCCTAACGGCTATGAGCTTGCTAGTGAGCGCTGGATGCCTGTCCATACT GTTGAAAGTATTGTTTTGAGTATCATATCAATGCTTTCCAGTCCTAATGACGAATCTCCTGCAAATGTTGAAGCCGCT TGTTTCAGATGGTATTTAGTTCTTTCTTCAGCAAAAGCAGATGATGCTGTTAGGGGAGTGTTTTTCATGGAACTTCAGAAGAAACTTGCCATTTTAAAAACGTTTGATGAAGCCATTTTGAGCAGTTTATTCTCTGATCCATAA
- the LOC123225737 gene encoding ubiquitin-conjugating enzyme E2 13-like isoform X4, which produces MAASSQASLLLQKQLKDLCKNPVAGFSAGLVDETNIYEWSVTIIGPPDTLYEGGFFNAIMSFPSNYPNSPPTVKFTTEIWHPNVYPDGRVCISILHPPGDDPNGYELASERWMPVHTVESIVLSIISMLSSPNDESPANVEAAKEWRESRDDFKKKVSRCVRKSQETL; this is translated from the exons ATGGCGGCATCATCTCAAGCAAGCCTCCTCCTTCAAAAACAACTTAAAG ATCTTTGTAAGAACCCCGTTGCTGGGTTCTCGGCTGGCTTGGTGGATGAGACTAATATATATGAATGGAGTGTTACAATTATTGGACCACCAGATACTCTTTA TGAGGGGGGATTTTTCAATGCCATTATGAGCTTTCCATCAAATTATCCTAATAGCCCTCCTACAGTGAAGTTTACCACAGAGATTTGGCATCCTAATG TATATCCTGATGGGCGTGTTTGCATATCAATTCTTCATCCTCCGGGCGATGACCCTAACGGCTATGAGCTTGCTAGTGAGCGCTGGATGCCTGTCCATACT GTTGAAAGTATTGTTTTGAGTATCATATCAATGCTTTCCAGTCCTAATGACGAATCTCCTGCAAATGTTGAAGCCGCT AAGGAATGGAGAGAAAGCAGAGACGATTTCAAGAAAAAGGTTAGCCGCTGTGTGAGAAAATCGCAAGAAACGTTATAA
- the LOC123224677 gene encoding UDP-glucuronic acid decarboxylase 6 — MADNSSNGDNRTTTKPPPMPSPLRFSKFFQPNMRILVTGGAGFIGSHLVDKLMENEKNEVIVVDNFFTGSKDNIRKWIGHPRFELIRHDVTEPLLVEVDQIYHLACPASPIFYKYNPVKTIKTNVIGTLNMLGLAKRVGARILLTSTSEVYGDPLVHPQPETYWGNVNPIGVRSCYDEGKRVAETLMFDYHRQHGIEIRIARIFNTYGPRMNIDDGRVVSNFIAQALRGEPLTVQKPGKQTRSFCYVSDMVDGLIRLMEGENTGPINIGNPGEFTMIELAETVKELIKPDVEIKMVENTPDDPRQRKPDISKAKELLGWEPKVKLREGLPLMEEDFRLRLGVAKE, encoded by the exons ATGGCAGATAATTCATCAAATGGCGACAACAGAACAACCACTAAGCCACCACCAATGCCATCTCCATTGagattttccaaattttttcaG CCAAATATGAGAATTTTGGTTACTGGGGGAGCTGGATTCATCGGTTCTCATCTGGTTGACAAATTgatggaaaatgaaaaaaatgag GTTATAGTTGTTGATAACTTCTTCACTGGCTCAAAGGACAATATTAGAAAATGGATTGGTCACCCTAGATTTGAGCTTATTCGTCATG ATGTCACAGAGCCATTGTTAGTTGAGGTTGACCAGATATACCACCTTGCATGCCCTGCTTCTCCGATTTTCTACAAGTACAATCCTGTAAAG ACAATTAAGACCAATGTTATTGGCACCCTAAACATGCTAGGACTTGCAAAGCGAGTTGGAGCAAG AATTTTGCTTACATCAACTTCAGAAGTTTATGGAGATCCTCTTGTGCACCCTCAACCTGAGACCTATTGGGGTAATGTTAATCCAATCG GGGTTCGGAGCTGTTATGATGAGGGAAAGCGTGTAGCTGAGACTTTGATGTTTGATTATCATAGACAGCACGGGATTG AAATACGCATTGCCAGAATCTTTAACACTTATGGACCACGAATGAATATTGATGATGGGCGTGTGGTCAGCAATTTCATAGCTCAGGCACTACG AGGTGAACCATTGACTGTTCAAAAGCCTGGAAAGCAAACTCGTAGTTTTTGTTATGTCTCTGATATG GTGGATGGCCTTATTCGCCTCATGGAAGGAGAGAACACTGGACCTATCAACATTGGAAACCCAG GCGAATTTACCATGATTGAGCTTGCCGAGACTGTGAAGGAg CTTATCAAACCTGATGTGGAGATAAAAATGGTTGAGAACACTCCTGATGATCCACGACAGAGAAAACCCGACATCTCAAAAGCGAAGGAATTGCTAGGATGGGAACCAAAGGTGAAGTTGCGGGAAGGGCTTCCTCTTATGGAAGAGGATTTCCGTTTGAGACTTGGAGTTGCCAAGGAGTGA
- the LOC123225585 gene encoding osmotin-like protein codes for MAILSSSSVTTATILFLCTLANATQLPPLILTLVNNCPFTVWPAIQPNGGHPVLERGGFPLQSLTHRSFPAPAQHWSGRIWARTGCTHSNGHFSCTTGDCGHRLECGGLGGATPATLAQLSLHHGDKDFSSYGVSLVDGFNVPLTVTPHEGTGVCPVVGCRANLLATCPERLQLRSPHGHGAVVGCKSGCEAYGTDELCCRNHYNSPQTCRPSSFSEFFKHACPSTFTYAHDNPSLTHECSSPREIKVIFCH; via the coding sequence ATGGCTATTCTTTCAAGTTCCTCTGTCACAACAGCTACTATTCTTTTCCTGTGCACCCTCGCCAATGCTACACAGCTTCCCCCCCTCATTCTTACTTTAGTTAACAACTGTCCTTTCACTGTCTGGCCCGCCATTCAGCCCAACGGCGGCCACCCCGTTCTTGAACGCGGCGGCTTCCCCCTCCAGAGCCTTACACACCGTTCCTTCCCCGCCCCGGCCCAACACTGGTCCGGTCGGATCTGGGCCCGTACAGGCTGCACACACTCCAACGGTCATTTCTCTTGTACGACAGGTGACTGCGGCCACCGCTTAGAATGCGGCGGCCTCGGTGGGGCCACCCCCGCCACTCTGGCACAGCTCAGCCTCCACCACGGCGACAAGGACTTCTCCTCGTACGGCGTGTCCCTCGTCGACGGTTTCAATGTTCCCTTGACCGTGACCCCACATGAAGGCACGGGTGTGTGTCCCGTTGTGGGCTGTCGGGCCAATCTGCTTGCCACATGTCCCGAGAGGTTGCAGTTGCGTTCTCCGCACGGTCACGGGGCGGTCGTGGGTTGCAAGAGCGGATGCGAAGCGTACGGTACGGACGAACTATGTTGCCGGAACCATTACAACAGTCCGCAGACGTGCCGGCCGTCGAGTTTCTCGGAGTTTTTCAAACATGCTTGTCCCTCCACATTTACTTATGCCCATGATAATCCCTCTCTCACGCATGAGTGTTCTTCCCCGCGTGAGATCAAAGTCATTTTCTGCCACTAG
- the LOC123225783 gene encoding histone H4, giving the protein MSGRGKGGKGLGKGGAKRHRKVLRDNIQGITKPAIRRLARRGGVKRISGLIYEETRGVLKIFLENVIRDAVTYTEHARRKTVTAMDVVYALKRQGRTLYGFGG; this is encoded by the coding sequence atgtctGGTCGTGGAAAGGGAGGCAAGGGTTTAGGCAAGGGCGGAGCCAAGCGTCACCGTAAGGTTCTCCGCGATAACATCCAGGGTATCACAAAGCCAGCAATTCGTCGTTTGGCTCGTAGGGGTGGTGTTAAGCGTATCAGTGGTTTGATCTACGAGGAGACGCGAGGTGTTCTTAAGATCTTCTTGGAGAACGTGATTCGCGATGCTGTGACCTACACTGAGCACGCTAGGAGAAAGACCGTGACGGCTATGGATGTGGTCTATGCGCTCAAGAGGCAAGGCAGAACCCTCTACGGTTTTGGAGGTTAA
- the LOC123225739 gene encoding uncharacterized protein Mb0911c-like isoform X1, which produces MASNLSPAFAYTVVYVKDVAKSVAFYAKAFGYNVRRADESHRWGELESGQTTIAFTPAHQHETDDLTGSVQTFKSGGVRQPVELCFDYPDVDAAYKKAVENGAVAVSQPENKEWGQKVGYVRDIDGIVIRMGNYVQAQK; this is translated from the exons ATGGCGTCAAATCTCAGTCCAGCATTTGCCTACACAGTTGTGTACGTGAAAGATGTTGCAAAATCAGTGGCTTTTTATGCAAAGGCCTTTGGTTACAATGTACGCCGCGCAGATGAATCGCACAG ATGGGGAGAACTAGAGAGTGGACAGACGACGATTGCGTTCACTCCGGCGCACCAACACGAGACCGACGACCTGACTGGTTCGGTCCAGACTTTCAAGTCCGGCGGTGTGCGGCAGCCGGTTGAGCTTTGCTTTGATTATCCAGACGTTGATGCTGCATACAAG AAGGCGGTGGAGAATGGCGCAGTGGCAGTGAGCCAGCCAGAGAATAAAGAATGGGGGCAGAAAGTTGGGTACGTTCGTGATATAGATGGGATTGTTATCAGAATGGGTAACTACGTCCAAGCACAGAAATAG
- the LOC123225737 gene encoding ubiquitin-conjugating enzyme E2 13-like isoform X3, with protein sequence MECYNYWTTRYSLVCAFSSLICFMILFQEFILFYFICGFCFNSDVVFDEMGSTAKISEGGFFNAIMSFPSNYPNSPPTVKFTTEIWHPNVYPDGRVCISILHPPGDDPNGYELASERWMPVHTVESIVLSIISMLSSPNDESPANVEAAKEWRESRDDFKKKVSRCVRKSQETL encoded by the exons ATGGAGTGTTACAATTATTGGACCACCAGATACTCTTTAGTATGTGCCTTTAGCTCTTTAATTTGCTTCATGATTTTGTTTCaagagtttattttattttattttatatgtggGTTTTGTTTCAATTCGGATGTTGTGTTTGATGAGATGGGATCAACTGCTAAGATTAG TGAGGGGGGATTTTTCAATGCCATTATGAGCTTTCCATCAAATTATCCTAATAGCCCTCCTACAGTGAAGTTTACCACAGAGATTTGGCATCCTAATG TATATCCTGATGGGCGTGTTTGCATATCAATTCTTCATCCTCCGGGCGATGACCCTAACGGCTATGAGCTTGCTAGTGAGCGCTGGATGCCTGTCCATACT GTTGAAAGTATTGTTTTGAGTATCATATCAATGCTTTCCAGTCCTAATGACGAATCTCCTGCAAATGTTGAAGCCGCT AAGGAATGGAGAGAAAGCAGAGACGATTTCAAGAAAAAGGTTAGCCGCTGTGTGAGAAAATCGCAAGAAACGTTATAA
- the LOC123226090 gene encoding uncharacterized protein LOC123226090 → MEDPSLVSASGRNSQVSGVIGGKKGSKINLVASSPKALSQSKCQHIALLSHGKNISVGAAGPIAIFLLKVAALETVRRVSKAKCPNLWRGLQALQVVCYPPFKWIQRWAPFKGLIRGMQMLSRPLLVLSIVEAVSEQSECSDETSDGISGSHSNSESSPEQLSLHSHPVTSYDEGPTSFTSDNWLIKLSKELENQRIYLPERLNEDELHRFYTAANGDFSCLLASIKKTIRWRETYRILSEEELQMWSDMVFWHGSDVQHRPCLIIRLGLACYILPSRDRPRFAQAVISQVEHGVMHLVTVDNPQITVLVDCDGLSPLRIPMQIMRSCSSLLQDHYPNRLGCLFVIRLPPVVRVVTQTFIQILKPVTRKKVKIEGEMYRKVLSEYFETTPSYIGGNCSCMKCSSIGIHDIQQPSSHETSKTQPLADITDNENLPSPLLSHHDDINVIGNCDQVLRTAVIGIIIIWVLIALIAGLIDPES, encoded by the exons ATGGAAGATCCATCACTTGTTTCAGCCTCAGGTAGGAACTCTCAAGTGTCAGGTGTCATTGGTGGCAAAAAGGGttccaaaataaatttagttgCTTCTAGCCCAAAAGCGCTTTCTCAGAGTAAATGTCAGCACATAGCTTTACTAAGCCATGGTAAGAATATCAGTGTTGGTGCAGCTGGTccaattgcaatttttttactCAAAGTTGCTGCATTGGAGACTGTTCGAAGGGTTTCTAAGGCCAAGTGTCCAAATTTATGGCGTGGTCTTCAGGCTCTACAAGTTGTATGCTATCCACCATTTAAGTGGATTCAGAGATGGGCTCCCTTCAAGGGTTTGATTAGAGGGATGCAG ATGTTGTCAAGGCCATTATTAGTCCTTTCAATTGTTGAGGCTGTCTCTGAACAGTCAGAATGCAGTGATGAAACTTCAGATGGTATTAGTGGTTCTCATTCAAATTCTGAAAGTTCTCCTGAGCAATTGTCCTTGCATTCTCATCCAGTTACAAG TTATGATGAAGGTCCAACAAGTTTCACATCTGACAATTGGTTGATAAAACTCTCAAAGGAGCTTGAAAATCAGAGGATCTATTTACCGGAAAG ACTTAATGAGGATGAACTACATAGATTTTACACTGCTGCAAATGGGGACTTTTCATGCTTGCTAGCATCAATTAAAAAGACAATACGTTGGAGGGAGACATACAGGATTCTTTCTGAAGAAGAACTTCAGATGTGGTCAGATATGGTCTTTTGGCATGGATCTGATGTCCAGCACCGACCATGTCTAATAATACGACTTGGACTTGCTTGCTACATCTTGCCATCTCGTGACAGACCTCGTTTTGCTCAAGCAGTTA TATCCCAGGTAGAGCATGGAGTTATGCACCTAGTTACAGTGGATAATCCTCAAATTACTGTTTTGGTGGATTGTGATGGACTTTCCCCTTTGAGGATTCCCATGCAAATAATGCGGTCTTGTTCTTCCCTCCTCCAGGACCATTATCCTAATCGTCTTGGCTGTTTGTTTGTAATACGTCTTCCTCCAGTGGTTCGAGTTGTTACTCAGACTTTTATTCAG ATTCTGAAACCTGTCACCCGGAAGAAGGTCAAAATTGAGGGGGAAATGTATCGCAAGGTTCTCTCTGAGTACTTTGAGACTACCCCTTCGTATATTGGTGGAAATTGCTCTTGTATGAAATGTTCAAGCATTGGCATTCATGATATCCAGCAACCAAGTTCACATGAGACCAGCAAAACACAGCCATTAGCAGATATTACCGATAATGAGAATTTGCCTTCACCCCTTCTGTCACATCATGATGACATCAATGTCATAGGTAACTGTGATCAGGTGTTAAGAACTGCTGTGATAGGCATTATAATAATTTGGGTTCTTATAGCTCTTATTGCGGGACTGATTGACCCTGAAAGCTGA
- the LOC123226285 gene encoding uncharacterized protein LOC123226285: MYWKAAKAYTEFEFQQVMKSLSRLHPEATANLYEVGFDRWARAYFPGHRYNVMTTNIAESFNALVKHARGLPITMLIEFIRDACTSPVTPWVEDKIAKRVRKSSNLEVRPITTERYQVLGSDQCQYDTLVDLTEHTCTCRKFQLSKIPCMHVIAVVRYMKLTTYLQWVHSYYSTAFYRTVYADAVNPLGDQSEWVHPEEAAVIHPPYVHRRRAGRPANKNRRPSQGEVVEQLICSRCHQPGHTRQNCRSTIPVPSSVPSSSGRKKKDGK, translated from the exons atgtattggaaagcAGCCAAGGCGTacactgaatttgaattccaacaGGTCATGAAGTCACTGTCCCGTTTGCACCCTGAGGCAACTGCAAACTTGTATGAAGTGGGTTTTGATCGATGGGCACGAGCATATTTTCCAGGGCAtaggtacaatgtaatgactaccaatattgctgagtcatttaatgccttaGTCAAACATGCTCGAGGTTTACCTATTACTATGCTGATCGAGTTCATTAGAG atgcTTGTACCAGTCCAGTCACACCTTGGGTTGAAGATAAGATCGCAAAACGTGTACGAAAGTCATCGAACTTAGAAGTGCGTCCTATAACAACTGAGCGATACCAGGTTCTTGGTAGTGACCAATGCCAATATGATACCCTGGTAGACCTGACGGAGCATACATgtacttgtagaaaatttcaattatcaaagattCCCTGCATGCACGTTATTGCTGTAGTCAGATATATGAAGCTTACAACCTACCTTCAATGGGTGCATTCATACTACAGCACAGCTTTTTATCGAACAGTTTATGCAGACGCAGTCAATCCATTGGGAGATCAGTCAGAGTGGGTTCATCCGGAGGAGGCAGCTGTTATCCACCCACCATATGTGCATCGTCGTCGTGCAGGACGTCcagcaaataaaaacagacgGCCTTCTCAAGGAGAGGTTGTTGAACAACTAATCTGTAGCCGATGTCATCAACCTGGACATACAAGACAAAACTGCAGAAGCACTATTCCAGTACCTAGTtctgtaccatcaagttcaggaagaaagaagaaagatgggaAATAA
- the LOC123225739 gene encoding uncharacterized protein LOC123225739 isoform X2, producing the protein MLQNQWLFMQRPLVTMYAAQMNRTDFVFFLSIISILRWGELESGQTTIAFTPAHQHETDDLTGSVQTFKSGGVRQPVELCFDYPDVDAAYKKAVENGAVAVSQPENKEWGQKVGYVRDIDGIVIRMGNYVQAQK; encoded by the exons ATGTTGCAAAATCAGTGGCTTTTTATGCAAAGGCCTTTGGTTACAATGTACGCCGCGCAGATGAATCGCACAG attttgtttttttcttatcaatTATATCAATACTTAGATGGGGAGAACTAGAGAGTGGACAGACGACGATTGCGTTCACTCCGGCGCACCAACACGAGACCGACGACCTGACTGGTTCGGTCCAGACTTTCAAGTCCGGCGGTGTGCGGCAGCCGGTTGAGCTTTGCTTTGATTATCCAGACGTTGATGCTGCATACAAG AAGGCGGTGGAGAATGGCGCAGTGGCAGTGAGCCAGCCAGAGAATAAAGAATGGGGGCAGAAAGTTGGGTACGTTCGTGATATAGATGGGATTGTTATCAGAATGGGTAACTACGTCCAAGCACAGAAATAG
- the LOC123225586 gene encoding CLAVATA3/ESR (CLE)-related protein 46-like: MGKQIVTNILLACLLLAASHHQFYSTKFLVQAIPSVEFSVRTPQPSSMAHKGTVFPTWAERKKHRRAPSGPNPVGNQHPPTRP, from the exons ATGGGAAAACAGATTGTTACCAATATTCTTCTAGCTTGCCTCTTGCTTGCAGCTTCTCACCACCAATTTTACTCTACCAAATTCTTGGTTCAAGCTATTCCATCAG TTGAGTTCAGTGTTAGAACTCCACAACCTAGCTCAATGGCACATAAGGGGACAGTTTTCCCTACTtgg GCTGAAAGGAAGAAACATCGTAGAGCTCCATCTGGGCCAAACCCTGTGGGAAATCAGCACCCTCCAACTAGGCCTTGA